One Rhodopirellula islandica genomic region harbors:
- a CDS encoding DUF6891 domain-containing protein, protein MLEPETISEISSMVRSGFYSRDRLLEIFTEEMYAPDELDPAEVSAELDAQFTQYEEEKQSYPPTTDCDRLDAAFKMMNERGVVAIQNAGYTQSDGFEDVGESYNQHPNKESVLGYCFYHGQDLERAVNGVGLYFAFGPVDPADEQTVGIEVGNIVRDSLERNGLAVEWDGTFENRLSVPKLNWQKR, encoded by the coding sequence ATGCTTGAACCTGAAACGATATCTGAGATTTCATCCATGGTCCGGTCTGGGTTCTATTCCCGAGACCGACTGCTGGAAATATTTACCGAGGAAATGTACGCACCCGATGAACTCGACCCTGCAGAGGTGTCTGCTGAGTTGGATGCACAGTTCACTCAATACGAAGAGGAAAAACAGTCCTACCCGCCAACGACTGATTGCGATCGCCTCGACGCTGCGTTCAAAATGATGAACGAACGTGGGGTCGTCGCCATCCAGAATGCTGGCTACACGCAAAGCGACGGATTCGAAGACGTTGGTGAGTCTTACAACCAGCATCCAAACAAGGAGTCTGTTTTGGGCTATTGTTTCTATCACGGCCAGGACCTGGAACGTGCGGTAAACGGCGTGGGATTGTACTTCGCGTTCGGCCCAGTCGACCCCGCAGATGAACAAACTGTCGGCATCGAGGTGGGAAATATCGTTCGCGACTCACTTGAGCGCAATGGCTTGGCGGTCGAGTGGGATGGGACATTTGAAAACCGCCTCAGCGTTCCCAAGCTGAATTGGCAGAAACGTTGA
- a CDS encoding UvrB/UvrC motif-containing protein, protein MFHVPTDGRWDAQSIAELLRHRDLDACAVDDTVRITLPLTQPHSLVGKLVWSLFRPSPPKITISYSSEKFIRNVDLEYDVMKMSMDCPCFDDIAEAMRQRGYLADDDRKIAARYVPGSTELAKLFDEIDELQIQKEDLVAKQDFENAVIVRDKEEEIRSIIDAMLFKLVSRTTDTENRDEP, encoded by the coding sequence ATGTTTCACGTTCCCACCGACGGCAGATGGGACGCGCAGTCGATTGCGGAATTGCTCCGCCACCGCGACCTTGATGCTTGCGCTGTCGACGACACTGTGCGGATCACATTGCCGCTAACGCAACCTCATTCATTAGTCGGTAAACTGGTTTGGAGTCTGTTTCGCCCCAGCCCACCGAAAATCACCATCTCTTATTCCTCCGAGAAATTCATTCGCAACGTCGACCTAGAGTACGACGTAATGAAGATGTCGATGGATTGCCCCTGCTTTGACGACATAGCGGAAGCAATGCGTCAACGTGGCTACTTAGCTGACGATGATCGCAAAATCGCCGCTCGTTACGTCCCAGGTTCTACCGAACTGGCCAAGCTTTTTGACGAGATAGATGAATTGCAGATTCAGAAGGAAGACCTTGTCGCAAAGCAAGATTTTGAGAACGCCGTGATCGTTCGTGACAAAGAAGAAGAGATTCGCAGCATTATCGATGCTATGCTATTCAAATTGGTAAGCCGAACAACCGACACAGAAAACCGCGACGAACCATGA